In the genome of Burkholderia diffusa, one region contains:
- a CDS encoding S53 family peptidase produces MARHLHADREPRIVPESKCLGPCDPAERIHVTIMLRRQEEGQLDTLVHQLATGDAQAKPLSREAFAQRFSAHSDDIRKTEDFARRHQLTVDRVDPVESVVVLSGTIQQFEAAFSVKLERFEHRSIGQYRGRSGPIALPDDLGDAVTAVLGLDSRPQARPHFRLRPPFRPARGATSVTFTPIQLASLYGFPAGDGAGQCIAIVELGGGYRAADIEQYFRGLGIGTPPTLVDVNVGTGRNAPTGDANGPDGEVALDIEIAGAIAPAAKIAVYFAPNSDAGFIQAVNAAVTDTTNKPSVISISWGGPEAIWQAQSAQAFNRVLQAAAAQGITVCAASGDSGSGDGLQDGTDHVDFPASSPYVLGCGGTQLDALPGQGIRSEVTWNDEAAGGGAGGGGVSTMFDLPAWQQGLTVALADGSSTPLAKRGVPDVAGDASPQTGYEVSVAGTPAVMGGTSAVAPLWAALIARINASAGASAGWINPALYKNPGALRDITKGSNGTYAAASGWDACTGLGSPDGAKLAAILARKPSS; encoded by the coding sequence ATGGCAAGGCATCTTCACGCCGACCGTGAACCCCGAATCGTCCCCGAGTCCAAGTGCCTCGGGCCGTGCGATCCGGCAGAACGCATCCACGTCACGATCATGTTGCGGCGGCAGGAAGAAGGGCAACTCGATACGTTGGTCCACCAGCTCGCCACCGGCGACGCACAGGCGAAACCGCTGTCGCGCGAAGCCTTCGCGCAGCGTTTCTCCGCCCATTCCGACGACATCCGCAAGACCGAGGACTTCGCGCGTCGTCATCAGTTGACGGTCGATCGCGTCGACCCGGTCGAAAGCGTCGTCGTGCTGTCGGGCACGATCCAGCAGTTCGAAGCGGCATTCAGCGTGAAGCTCGAACGTTTCGAGCATCGTTCGATCGGTCAATACCGCGGCCGCTCGGGCCCGATCGCGCTGCCGGACGATCTCGGCGACGCCGTCACGGCCGTGCTCGGCCTCGACAGCCGTCCGCAGGCACGGCCGCACTTCCGGTTGCGTCCGCCGTTCAGGCCGGCGCGCGGCGCCACGAGCGTCACGTTCACGCCGATCCAGCTCGCGTCGCTGTACGGCTTTCCGGCCGGCGACGGCGCCGGGCAATGCATCGCGATCGTCGAACTCGGCGGCGGCTATCGCGCGGCCGATATCGAGCAGTATTTCCGCGGGCTCGGCATCGGCACGCCGCCGACGCTCGTCGACGTGAACGTCGGCACCGGCCGCAATGCGCCGACCGGCGACGCGAACGGCCCGGACGGCGAAGTCGCGCTCGACATCGAGATCGCCGGTGCGATCGCGCCGGCCGCGAAGATCGCCGTGTACTTCGCGCCGAACAGCGACGCGGGCTTCATCCAGGCCGTCAACGCGGCCGTCACCGACACGACCAACAAGCCGTCGGTGATCTCGATCAGTTGGGGCGGGCCGGAAGCGATCTGGCAGGCGCAGTCGGCGCAGGCGTTCAACCGCGTGCTGCAGGCGGCCGCCGCGCAAGGCATCACGGTGTGCGCGGCGTCGGGCGACAGCGGCTCGGGCGACGGGTTGCAGGACGGCACCGATCACGTCGACTTCCCTGCGTCGAGCCCGTACGTGCTCGGCTGCGGCGGCACGCAGCTCGATGCGTTGCCCGGGCAGGGCATCCGCAGCGAGGTCACGTGGAACGACGAGGCGGCCGGCGGCGGCGCGGGCGGCGGTGGCGTCAGCACGATGTTCGACCTGCCGGCATGGCAGCAGGGGTTGACGGTTGCGCTCGCCGACGGCAGCAGCACGCCGCTTGCTAAGCGCGGCGTGCCGGACGTCGCAGGCGATGCATCGCCGCAAACGGGCTACGAGGTGTCGGTTGCGGGCACGCCCGCGGTGATGGGCGGCACGAGTGCGGTCGCGCCGCTGTGGGCCGCGCTGATCGCACGGATCAACGCATCGGCCGGCGCATCGGCCGGCTGGATCAATCCGGCGCTGTACAAGAATCCGGGCGCGCTGCGCGACATCACCAAAGGCTCGAACGGCACGTATGCAGCCGCGTCCGGCTGGGATGCGTGCACGGGCCTCGGCAGCCCGGACGGCGCGAAACTCGCGGCGATCCTTGCGCGCAAGCCATCGAGCTGA